Genomic segment of Kibdelosporangium phytohabitans:
CGCCCGCGCCGGGGCATCGTCCAGTGTGTTCCAGTAAAGCCTCGGTGAACCGTGCTGCTCGGCGTCCGCCGCCACCCACTCGATCATCGCCGTGGCGACACCGCGCCGTCGCGCTCGCGACTCGACGAACAGGTCAGCCAGATAGCATTTGCCGACGTACCAGACACTTGCGTGGAACAAGTAGTGCGCGACGCCGACCGGCTCGCCGTCCAGCCGGGCGATGATCCCGCGCACCGGCCCGGGGCCGAGCAACCGCCGCCACGTCCGTTCATAGCTGTCGTCCGCGACTTCGGTCCCGAAGTGCACGTGATGCCCACGGGCCAGTACTTCCCAGTCGGCGCGGTCGGCTTCGGTCACCAGACTGATCCCCAGCACGGCGCCCATCCTGCCGCACGGCCGGATTTCACCGCCCTGCCAAGTATTCCTCGGTCATTCTCTTCGGTGCGCGGGTGAGCCACGCCTCGGTGATCAGCTCGTCGAGTTCGGCGACGGCGATCTCCGGCAGCCGGACCAGCACCGCCGGGTATCCGTCGAAATGCGGCGTGGTGAAGTACACCGCCGGATCCTCGGCGATCAACGCCTCCTTCACCCCGACGTCGGCCACCCGTGCGCCGAGGATCGGGCCGTCCGGCGCGTCGTCGCCCAGTGCGGCCAGATCCGACTCGCGCAACGGCCGTTCCCAGACGAACAGCTTGTCCTTCACCTGCCAGCGCACTGTTCCGTCGCCCGCCACCGACTCGGCGGCGGCGGGCAGCGCCATGGCGACGCGGCGTACGTCATCCCATTCGGCCACAGGGAATCCCCTTCACCGGAGGTGTTCGCCGAAGAAGGCCTCGATCCGCTGCCACGCGTCCGCCGCCGCTCCCGGCTGCGGCCCCATGCCCGCGACCCGCATGATCACGCGCACCGGCTTCGGGCCGGTCTCCGCGTCGTTGAGGAACGAGTGTCCCGCCGACTGGTACTGCTTCACGTCGTGCGGGATCCCCGCCTCGGTCAGCGCACGCTCCAGTTTGGCCGGAACGCCCCGCAACGGCAGGTCTCGCCCGCCGTAGCTGGCCACGATCGGGCACGCGCCCGCCAGCGCGGCGTCGAGATCACGCGGCAGGAAACCGTAGTTCACCGAGGAGGCGTCGAACCCGGAGTTCGCGGTCGCCAGCGCGAAGCTGCCGCCCATGCAGAAGCCGATCACACCGACGTTGCCCGTGCAGTCGTCGGAGCTGATCAGCCATTCGCGGGCCGACTCGATGTCGGCGAACGGCTTGCCCTCGCCCTTCCACAACGACCGCATGGTGGACACCAGGCACTTGCGGACGCCGCCCGCGCTGAACAGGTCCACCGCCAGCGCCAGGTAGCCCGCCTCGGCGAGCCGGCCGGCCTGCCTGCGTACGACGTCGTTGAGCCCGAACGCCTCGTGGATCACCACGACACCGGGCCACGGACCGTCGCCGGACGGCCTGGCCAGATAACCACCCAGCCGGGTGGACCCGCTGTTCTTGCGCGCGAGGCCGGTCAGGTCGATGGTGGTCATGCCACTCCCCTCGTCGGGCGAAAACCATGACGACGGTAGCGATCCGACACCGATCACGCATTCCGGCGTGCGGAATGGGTGACTTCCTGGTCCGGTAGGACGGCCACCGCGCTGAGCTTCGCGGCACGTTCCCGGAAGGTCGCCAGCACCGATCCGCCCAGGATCAGCACGAAGGCCACGATCGTGGTCGTGCTGAGCGACTCGTTCAGGATCAGCACCCCGGCCGCCACCGCGACCAGCGGGTTGACGTACGTGATCACCACCGCCTTCGAGGGCCCGACCTCCCGGATCAGCTCGAAGAAGGCCAGCAGGGCGACCGCCGTGCACACCACGGCCAGGCCGCCGAGCGCCCACAGCACGTCCTGCGACGGCATCCGGCTCGGCCACGTCACGATCGCGGCGGGCAGGTACGCGATCGCCGCGATCCCCAGCGAGACCGTGACCAGCACCAAGCCGGGGATCTCCTGCAGTTTCCGGGCCGCGATCACCGGCGCGACCGCGTAGCCCACGGCCACCAGCAGGACCTCGATGATCGCCCACGCGTCCCCGCCGCCCAGGTTCGGGGCCGCCAGCAGCGCCACACCGCCGAGCCCCACCGCGAGCCCGACCCACCGGACGCCGCTGAGCCGCTCGCCGCCGACGGTCGCCAGCAACGCGCCGACCGTCGGCACGCACGCGATCAGCAACCCCGTCATCGAACTCGACAGATGGCGTTCCGCGTCCGACAGCAGATACCACGGCACGAGGATCTCCGTGCCCGCGAACGCCAGGATCATCAACCAGTGCTTGCGCAGCACACCCCAGTCGATCCGGCCGAGCGCCAGCGGCAGCAGCACCGCCGCGCCGATCGCGGTCCGGACGAAGACGACCATCGGGACCGACACACCGCCGACCGCGACCTTGATCATCAGGTACGGCAGCCCCCAGATCACGCCCAACAAGCCGAACAGAACCCACCCTCTACGTGTCACCGGCGCAGTCTCGCCGCGGCCACGGCCCGGCGTCTTGAACGCTGTTGCGGAAGGCACCGGGTGTGACGCCGAAGACGCGCCGGAACCACCTGGTCAGGTGCGCCTGGTCGGCGAACCCGGTCAACGCGGCCGCCTGCGCCGGGCGGTGGCCTGCCGCCAGCAGCGACCTCGCCCTGGTCGCGCGGTACTGCGAGAGCCAGGCGAACGGCGGCATGCCGACCGTGTCGCGGAAGGCCCGCAGCACCTGGAACCGCGACAGCCCCAGTTCGGTGGCGATCTCGTGCAGGGCGGGCGGGTCGAGCAACCGGTCGGCCAGCCGGTCCTTGGTGACCCGGGCGACCTGCTCGCCCGCCCGGACCGGCGCGAGCCGTTTCACGTCCGCCGCGTGCCGCTGGACCAGCGTGGTCAGCACCCACGACAGGCGGGACTCGGCTTCGAGGGGGTCGCGCCAGCGGGTGATCAGCTCGTGCGCCCGGTGGAACTGGGCCGCCAGCCCGGGATCGTGCACGACGGGGACCGGGAAGTGCGGCACCCCGTCGTCGGCCAGGCTCGTCCACTGTGGATAGATCACGCGGTAGGCGAAACCCTCCGGTACCGCCGAGCCGCCGGTGTGCGTCTCCCCCGGTTCGATCACCACGATGTCGCCGGGTCCACCGTGGTACGACCGCGAGCCGACCCTGATGATCTCCATGCCGTCGGTGCACGCACCGATGGCGAACTCGTCGTGCGCGTGCGGGGCGAACACGTGCCGGACGAACCGGGCCCTCATCAAGTCGAGCGGGGCGCCCTGCCCCGCGTCGACACGTGTCCATGTGGCCTGCTCCATGGCAAGCGAATGTAGCCGCCGGGAGCCCACGGGCCCAGTAACGGCCCAGATCGGCGGGTGCTACCGTCGGGTACGACCGGTTCGCGAGGGGCCTGCTTCCCGCCGCGCCGGCAGTCCGTCGTCAAACAGCCGGCGACGAACCACCGAGACTCGCGCTACCACGAACTCAGGCTGGGCAGACGCGCCCCGGCCTGGTGATCGCCGCCCGTTTCGGGCGGTTCCCCGCGTGGCGGTGCCGGCGAACTCCCCGACGTGAGCCGGCGCCCCACGCGGCGGAATGACTCCTCACCGCACGTCACGGCGCTTGAGTTTGGCCATCCGGCCGTCCGGGTGGTGCCAGACGATCCCCTCGAACTCGGGGTGGGCGAGCAGCCACGCCACGAGGCCGTCGTAGTCGCGTGGCGCGTCGCCGAACACCTCCGCGGTCTCGTGGCGCACCAGCCGGTGGCTGTCGTAGCCCTCCGGGTTGCCGTTCAGCTTCGGCCCGCAGAGCTCGTACGTGCCCGGCGGGAGGTCCTGCCCGGCCACGGCCTCGGTGAAGAACTTCGCGAACGACGACTGTTCGACCGGCTCCCACCCCATGGTCTTGCCGGTCACCGGATCTTCTTGCACGGCTTGGAAACCGTTGGGCACGGCCTTGCCCGGCCGCACCTCGCGGCGTGCCCACCAGCGGCCCGTGTCGTCGAGCCGGACGCAGGTGCCGTCGTATTTGCGCGTGGGCTCGCCCGCACCGGCGAGCACCCAGGCACAGTCCGGGTGCACCTCTCGAGTGACCCGGCTGCGATCGGCCGGGTCGCGGACGAACAGCGTCGGGATCTTCTGCAAAGTTCCGCCTCCATGGTGTTGTCGCACACCGATGGTCGCAGAACTGTCCACCGATTACCGGTGACGGCCGTCTCCGCGGCCGCCGCGGTCCCCACGCCGGTCGTCGTCGCTGTCGCGGTGATGCTTGTGGAACTTGCGCGCGTAATGGGCGACACCGTCCCAATAGGACGGTGTCGGCGAGGTGGTCGAGGTTGTTCCCGGCGGCGCGGTCTTCTTCGGTGGCGTGGCCACCACGGGCGGGTTCTTCGCCGGCGGCCGGACCTGTCGCACGGAAGGCGGCGCAGCGGTGGTCGGCGTCTGCACGACCGACGACGCCGACGTCACCGCTACCGGCGGGACGGTCGGGATGAACACCGTTGGCACCCGGGGTCTCCGGTCACCGGGCGGGACACCGTCGAACGAGCCCGCCTGCGGTACCTCGATCCCCGGCCGGGACGGTTGCTCGTCGCGCAGGTCCACGATGGCCGTGGCCACGATCGCCGCCAGTACGCCTGTCGCTCCCACGGCAGCCCGGTTGAACCTGCGCCTCACCGCGTCACCCCTCCCTGGAATCCCTGCGTGACAATGGGTAACCGCGCCACTATGGATAGTCAAGGCAGCATGTGCGGGAGGCATCGTAACAAATCGCTTCGGCTGGTCCGGCACAATGACGCCGACAAGAGGGAGGCTTTTCGTGCTGGTGGAATTGGCAGTCGGGGACGCGTACGGCGCCGGGTTCGAGTACGCTCCGCGCGCCTTGGTCGAAAAGCACAACAATCTGGGCGGCTACGTCCAGCACGAGACACACACCGGCATCAAACCGGGCGCCTACACCGACGACACGCAGATGACCATCGCGGTGGCCGAGGCTCTCGTGTCCGGTGAGGAATGGACGCCGCTGAACCTCGCTTCCCGTTTCACGCAAGCGTTTCACCGTGACCAGCGAGTCGGGTACGCGACCAGGTTCCACCAGTTCCTGCTGGAGGTGCGCGACGGCAAGGACTTCCTCGCCAGGATCAGGCCGGACAGCGACAAGAGCGGTGCTGCGATGCGCGTCGCACCCATCGGGCTGCTGCCGTCCGTGACCGACGTGCTGCACTACTCGGATGTCCAGGCGCGCGTCACGCACGACACCCCGGAAGGTGTCGAAGCGGCACAGGCAGCCGCGTTGGCCGTGCACTACTGCCATCACGACCTCGGCCCGGTGGGCAAGGTCGGCGAATGGATCGACACGCAGGTGCCGCGCGGCGGCTGGGCGCAGACGTGGCACGGGAAAGTCGGGCCCAAGGGCCGGATGAGCGTCACCGCCGCGTTGACCGCGCTGGCGGCGAACACGAGCATGAGCGAGTTGCTGCGCGCGTGCGTGGCGTTCACCGGCGACGTGGACACCGTCGCGACAGTCGCGCTCGCCGCCGCGTCCCGATCAGGTCAGTACACGCAGGACCTGCCCGAAGTCCTGGTGTCCGGTCTGGAGAACGGCCCGTTCGGCCGGGACTACCTCGCCGAGCTGGACGCTCGGCTGCCAGGTTAGGGACTCAGTCCCTGGCCGCCACCCAGGCGGCGATCTGCGCGCGCGAGGCGAACTGGAGTTTGCGCAGGATGTGGTCGACGTGGACTTCGGCCGTGCGGCGGGAGATGTTCAGCCTGACCGCGATCTCCTTGTTCGTGGCGCCCTGTGCGACCAGATCGGCCACCTGTTGTTCCCGCTTGGTCAGCGGGCCGCTGCGGTCACGGCCGGACAGCACGTAGGCCGCCGCGGCGGCCAGTGACGAACCGTTGGCCGTCCCGACCTGGAAGGACTCGGTGTACCGCTCCTCGCCCATGACCTGCCGCAGGTGGTCGGCACACGCCTGGTGCGGGACGTACCACGGCTCCGAGCCGGCGAGCAGCGAACCGCCGACCTCCGACCAGACCCGTTCCACCACACCGAGTATCGCCGCGGCGCGCTCGGTCTCCTGGTTGCCCACCGCGATCGCGGCCAGCACCTCGGCGACCATGACGAACCCGCTCAAGTCGTTGAACCGCAGGTGCAACTGGATGCTCTCGGCCGCTTCCCGCAGGCACGCGTCCAGGTCACCCAGCTGCCACTTGGCCATCGCGAGCGCGTAGTGCGCGTACGCACGGGCCCACTGTTCCCCGCGTGGCGCGGAGTACTGGATGCCCATCTGCCCCAGTTCCAGGGCCCGCTGGCCGTTCCCGCAGAACGCGGCGGTCATGCCACGCGCGGCGTAGGGCGGGAACAGCCGTGCGCCGGGGTCCGGCACGCGGTTGTAGCACTCGATGGCCTCGGCGTAGCACTTCTCCGCGGTCGGGTAGTCGCCGGTCACCAACGCACTGGTGGCACGGCAGTACAACGCGAGCCACAGCAGTTCGTCGTCGTCGAGCGTCCTGGCGATGCCGATCGCCTGCTGTCCCATGTGGACGGCTGACTGGCCTTCGCCGAGCCCCGCGGTGGCGTAGGCGTTGACCGCCAACGCTTGTACGCGCAGGTCGGCAGGCAGGTCGAGCTTGAGCACCCGGTCGAGCCAGCGGCGGCCCTCACCGAAGAACCCGCAGTTGAGCCAGTAGAAGTGCAGGCTGACCGCCAGCCGCGCGCCGGTCAGCCCGTCGCCGTGGGTCAGGCCGGATTCCAGCGCCGAGCGGATGTTGGCGTGTTCCCTGCGGGTCAGCGCGACCATCTCGAGCTGCCTGTGCCCGAACCACTCCGACGCGAGCGTGCGGCCCAGGTCCAGGAAGTACCTGCTGTGCCGGGCGCGGAACTCGGCCAGCCTGCCGGACTGCTCCAGCCGCCGGACGCCGTACTGCCTGATCGTGTCCAGCATCCGGTAGCGGGCGACGGCTTGGCCGCTGTCGTGGCCGCTGGCCCTGATCAGCACGGACTTGTCGACCAGGTCGGCGATCCGGGTGAGGATCTCGAACCGGTCGACGTCGCACACCGACTCGGCCGCGGCGAGGGTGAACCCGCCGTCGAACACCGAGAGCCGCGCCCACAGCTCCTGTTCCTCGGCCGAGCACAGCTCGTAGCTCCAGTCGACGGTGGCCGTGAGGGTCTGGTGCCGTTCGGGTTTGGTCTGCTCGCCGCGCGACAGCAGCCGGAACCGGTCGTCGATGTTGGTCAGCAACTCGTTGAGGGACAACACCCTCAGCCACCCGACCGCCAGTTCGATGGCCAACGGCATACCGTCGAGCCGTTGGCAGATCTTGACGACCGTCTCCTGGTTGTCCGCGGTCATCTGGAACCCGGGCGCCGCGGCGGACGCGCGGTCGGCGAACAGCGTCACCGCTGAGGAATCGCCGACGAGCCTGCCGTTGCGCACCTGGGGTACCGGCAGCGGGTTGACCGGCAGCAGCTGCTCGCCGCCGACGCCGAGGACGTGGCGGCTCGTGGCCAGGATCCGGACGTCCGGTGCGGCCGTGAGGATCTCGCCGACCAGCGTGCCGCACGCCTGCACCATGTGCTCACAGTTGTCGAGCACAAGCAACAAAGACTTGTCCCTGAGGAAATCCACGACTCGGCTGGTCGGTTCGTCCGGCACGTCCCGCAGGCCCAGTTCCGCGGCGACGATCTGGGCGAGCAGTCCGGGGTCGCGCAACGAGTCCAGCGCGATGAACCGGAACTCGTCGGCGTGGTCCTGCGCGACGCGGGTGGCCAGCCTCGTCTTGCCCGCTCCGCCCGGTCCGATCAGCGTCACGAGCCTGCTCGCGGCGAGCTCCCGGCGGACCTGGTCGACCTCGGCCTGCCGTCCCACGAAACTCGTCACGTCAGGCAGGCCGCTCACCACAATCCGCAAGGCACATCAGGACGTGTGGATGCTACCCGCGTCGGCATTACCCGACCGAGTGAACCTCATGCGCCATCCGGACCAGCAGCACCTCCTAAGCCAGGCACGCCTCCGAGCTCAGTTTCGCCAGGTCGTCGGCGACGAGGACGTGACCGCGTTTGGTCAGGCCGCGGATCGCCTGACGTGCCAACGGGTCGAACCGCAGATCCGCGGGCGCCAGCGCGGCCACGCGGTTGAGCGCGAACACCGCGGCGACGTCGTCACGGGTGCGCATGTACGCGAACGCCATCGTGACCAGGTAGCTCACCTGCGAGCCGATCGGCACGGTCGCCGGCAGCGACACGCCACGGGCCAGCCGCAGCGCCTTGTCCAGCCTGCCGAGCCGAACCAGCATGCGGACTTCCCTGATCCCGGCCTCGGTCGGTCCACAGTAGATGGATGAGACGACGTCGTCCTTGCCGTGCCGCTGCACGATCGCCTTGGCATCGGCGTGCAGCGCGAACGCCTCGTCGGGCTGGTTGTCGGCCGCCGCGGCCTCCGCCGCCTGCAGCAGCAACGCCGCCTTGATCACGTCTGCCCGGTCGCCGTCGAGCCGCTCGGCGCAGTCGACCGCGAACTGCCGGGACTGCGGCAGATAACCCATCGCCCGCATGCAGGCCGTGCGGTGCACCGCGGCGGCGCCCCACTGCACCGGGTCCTCGGTGCCGACCGCCACGTCAAGGCACAGCTGGGAGGCCATCCACGCGAGGTGGTTGTCGTTCATGCGGTTGGCGAACGCGCACGCCAGGCCGTATCCCTGGGCCAGCGCGGTGGCGAGCTCGGGCGACCGGTCGCCGGACTGCCACACCGAACGCAGCCGCTTGAGCAGGCACGGCAGCAGGTTGGCGATCACGGTGTACCGGCGCGCCGATTCGCGCCAGGTGGCCAGCAGGTGGTCCAGCTCCATGCACAACCGGCCGACCGGCGGCGTGCGCACCGGCTCGGCGAGCAACAGCGGCTGCATCAGCACGTCACGCAGCCGTTCGGTCAACGGGCCGCAGTTCGGCTCGGACTTGGCGGCGTCTTCTTCGCGCCAGCCGACGAAGTCGGTGAGGTCCTCGATGTGCAGCACCCGCGCGAGGTGCGTGAGCACCTCGATGCTGTCGAGTTTGCGCTGGCCGCGCTCGACCTGCCGCAGCCATTCCTCGCTGCGGCCGACGAGGTTGGCCACCACCCGGCGCGACAGGCCCTGCTGCCTGCGCCGGACACCGACCCGCTCACCCAAGGTCGCGTCAACCGAGGGCTGCTCGGGCACGGCGTACATCGATGGCCACCTCCGTGTGGGATTGCACGCGTGATGCGCGATCCCACGATCCCGCGGCCGGGACCCAACCACAATTGGGCAAAGTACGTAGCTCTTCCGATCGGGCTACGTACGTGTCCGGTAGAGGTAAGTACCGCTCACCAGGTGTCGCTCAGTACGGCTGCGACCAGCGCGAGCCTCCCGATCAGGTGATCCTGGGCGGCGCGCCTGAGTCCCACGCCCAACGACACCCTGGCCGGCCCCAGCCGCGAGATAGGCCCGCGCCCGCTCGAGCCCGTCGTCCAGCACCGCGCTCTGGTCCGGAGCGGACAGGAACACGTCGACCCGCGCGTTGATCACCAGCTCCGGGCTGGCGGCGCGGAGGGCCGCGAGCCGGTCGGCCTGCCTCGCACCACCGTGGTCGGTGTCCTCGATGGCGCAGCTGGCCGCGCCCACCTCGGCCAGGCGCGCGGCCAGCTCCGTCTCGGGCAGGCCGTAGCCGCCCTCGGCGCCCGCGGTCACGCGTTGTGCTTCGGCAGCTTCGGGCGAGCCGGGACGTTGACCCTGTTCCAGGCGTTGATGGTGACGATCAGCCACACGACCGCCTGGTACTGGGCCTCGTTGAACACCTTCATCGCCCGCTCGTAGAGCTCGTCGGGCAGGTCCTGGGTGTCGGACAGGCGGGTGAGCACCTCGGTCATCTCGAGCGCGACCCGCTCCTCCTCGGTGAACAGGTCGGTCTCCCGCCACGCGTCGAGCAGCAACAGCCTGCGCGTGTCCTCGCCGTGCTTGATGGCGTCACGCGTGTGCATGTCCAGGCAGAAGGCGCAGGCGTTGATCTGCGAGGCCCTGATCTTGATCAGCTCGAGCAGGATCTGGTCGACGCCAGCGGCGCGGCCGGACGCCTCCACCTCCTGGCCCAGCGCCAGCAGCGCCTTGAAGGCCTTGGGGATCCCGTTCATGGTCTGGATTCGCTGTGTCATGCCGACAACGTTATCCGGAACTTGTTCACGCCGGAGGTCCAGTTTCGACCTTTCGACGTGGTCCAGTGGTGTTGCCGCGACCGCTCTGGTCTGCGACGATGCCAACCCGCCGGCTAGGAGGAGAAAACTGTGGCTTCCCGACTCAACCCGTACCTCAGCTTCGACGGCTCGGCCAGGCAGGCGATGGAGTTCTACGCGAGCGTCCTCGGCGGTGAACCCTCCATCCGGACGTTCGGCGAGTTCGGCATGGCGGGTACGCCCCAGGAGAACCAGGTCATGCACAGCCAGCTGGAAACGCCGAGCGGGTACACGCTGATGGCGTCCGACACCCCGCCCGGCATGGAGTACAAGCCCGGCACCAACATCACTGTCAGCTTGAGCGGCGACGACGCCGACGAGCTGCGCGGTTACTTCGCCAAGTTGTCCGACGGCGCCACTGTCACCGTCCCGTTGGAGAAGCAGATGTGGGGCGACGAGTTCGGCGCGCTGGTCGACAGGTTCGGGATCAACTGGATGGTCAACGTCACCTCGGCGTGAGTTTCGTTGCGGACACTCCGTGACCGCAATGACACATATTGTCCGTTCCATGACGATTTTGGTGACCGGCGCGACCGGGACTGTCGGCCGTTTCCTCGTGACCCAGCTCCTCGCGGAAGGACACCGTGTCCGGGCGCTGACACGCGACCCGGCCAAGGCGGACCTGCCGAGCGGCGTGGAGGTGGTCGCGGGCAACCTGGCCGACACGGCGACCCTGACCGAGGTGTTCACCGGTGTCACAGCCGCGCATCTGATCAACTTCGACGGCGCGGACGGATCACCGCTGACCAACGGCGACGAGATCGCGGCGCTGGCGAAGAAAGCGGGCGTCGCGAGGATGACTGTCCTCAAAGGAGAGCTGGGGCACAGCCCGCTCGAGGAGTCGCTCGCGGGCGCGGGCGTGGAGTGGACGGCGTTGGCACCGGGCGAGTTCATGTCCAACGCACTGGAACTCGCCCCGGGCATCCGTACGGAAAGTGTTGTACGGGAACCGTTCGGGGACATGCCCAGCGCGCTGATCCACCCGGCGGACATCGCGGCGGTCGCCGCGGTCGCGCTCACCGCTCCCGGTCACGCCGGGAAGCTGTACATGCTGACCGGCCCGCAAGCCCTGACACCGGTGGACAAGGTGCGCATCATCGGCTCGGTCCTCGGCCGGGACATCCGCTACGTGGAACTGACCAGGGAAGAGGCCGTGCAGCAGTGGCGGCGGTACGGGACAGCCGACGAGACCATCGACTTCTTCCTCGACCTCGTCGACAACCCGGTGGAGGAGGCGCGCACCGTCCAGCCCACAGTGCAGCAGGTAACCGGCAAACCCCCACGCACGCTTGCACAGTGGGTGCGGGAGAACGCCGCCGCGTTCGGCTGAGCTGATCCACATCGTCGGCACCCCACCACCGCGACGCCCCGGGATGCAGCAGACTGGTGGGCATGAAAACGCTGCTGAACGTCATCTGGCTGGTCCTGTCCGGGTTCTGGATGGCGCTCGGCTACCTGGCCGCCGGGATCGTGTGCTGCGTGCTGATCATCACGATCCCGTTCGGCCTGGCGTCGTTCCGGATCGCGAACTACGCGCTCTGGCCGTTCGGCCGCACCATCGAACAGCGCAGGGAAGCGGGCGCGATGTCGCTGATCGGCAACGTCGTCTGGATCGTCGTCGCCGGGTGGTGGCTGACGCTCGGGCACATCGTCACCGGGCTGTTGCAGTGCGTGACGATCATCGGCATCCCGTTGGGAATCGCCAACTTCAAGATGATCCCGGTGTCGCTGGTCCCGCTGGGTTCCCGGATCGTGCCGACCGATTGACCGGCACGACGACCGTACCCGCGTCCAGGTCGACACCGTGGGGAGGCGCGCCCTGCGCGTCTTCCTCGCGCATCATCGACACCGTGTCGCGGTGGTCGAGCTCCATCCGTTTCGTGCCGTAGAAAACCGCGGTCAACTCGTTGACGTAGGTCTCCGCGAGCGGCGTACCGCTTTGCTTTCGCCGCTTCACGCGGATGAGCTCCCACGACCCCACGAGTATCAGCAGCAGCACCGCAGCTGGACCCGTCAACGCCAACGCTGTCTCCACGACAGGGTCAACGCGGCGCCTGCCGGCCGAGTTCCTCGTGTCACACCTTCAAGCCCACACCGGCGTAGGCGTGCGCGTTCATCTCCGGTTCGTCGGCGATGTCACCCGGGCCCTGCGGGTTCCAGACACCGCACCCGACCAGACCCGGTTCGACCAGCTCGAACCCGTCGAACATGCGCAGGACGTCGTCGTACGGGCGCGGCGTGATCTGGTCGACGCTGCGCGACTCGCGGATCATGTCCTTGATCTCGCCGACCTGGTCGGCGCGCTGCTCGTACGTGGCATGTGTGAGCGCGAGATAGCTGTCACGCGGCAACGCGTCCCGGTAGTGCGCGATCAACGACCACGGGTCCTCGCTGTCGGGCAACCAGTGCACCATGAACACCAGCAGCAATGCGATGGGCTGCGAGAAGTCCAGCAGCTGCCGCGCTTGCGAGCTTGCGAGGATGCTCTCCGGGTCGCGCATGTCGGCCCGCAGGACACCTGCGCGGTCGTTCCCCGACAGCATCAGCTCGCTGTGCGCCACCGCGATCGGGTCCTTGTCCACGTACAGCACGCGGGCTTCCGGATTCGCTTGCTGCGCAACGACGTGCACGTTCCCCACGGTCGGGATGCCGGAACCGATGTCGAGGAACTGGTGCACGCCGCGCTCGACGAGGTAGCGGACCGCCCGGCCGAGGAAGGCGCGGTTGAGCCGTGCGATCTTCGACGCGCCGGGCATCACCTTCTCGGCCTGTTCGGCCACCATCCGGTCGACCGCGAAGTTGTGCGCGCCTCCCAGCAGGTAGTCGTACGTCCGCGCCATGCTCGGCACCGACGTGTCCACCTCGTCGGGGATCCAGTTGCGTGCTTGTTGTTCGGTCATCACCGCACCTCCCGTCAAAAGGCGACAGTGCAGCGTACCGGTCACGAACCCTTCCCGTGATTACCCGATCGGGTACTCGTCCGAGCGGCCGAATGCCTCTACGGTGAGTGGTCGTCTCGACAAGACCGCGAGGAGCGGATGTCCAGGTGAACTTCCCCAGCACGCCGGTCGCCCCCGGTCGCTGGCCGTTACTCGGCCACACGCCTTCCCTGTTACGGCACAGGTTCGGCTTCACCTCGTCGCTGGCCGACCACGGCGACCTGGTCAGGGTGTACCTCGGCCCGGTGCCCGCGTACATGGTCACCAGCCCGGCGCTGATCCACCAGATGCTCGTCACCGACGGCAAGAAGTTCGACAAGGGCATGCTGTTCGACCGGTTCCGGCCGGTGTGGGGCAACGGGATCGCGATCTCCAACGGCGCGTTCCACGCCCGGCAGCGCAGACTCATGCAGCCCGCGTTCCACGTCAAGCGGATCGCCGGGTACGCGGACGTGATGTCCGAGGTGGCACGGGGAATGGCGGGCTCGTGGCACGCGGGCCAGGTCGTCCAGGTCGACCAGGCGATGCTGGAGGTGTCGATCACCGTCGCCGGGCGGACGCTGTTCAGCACCGAACTGGGCAAGGCCGCCATCGCCGAAGCTCGCAGGTCGCTGCC
This window contains:
- a CDS encoding DUF6191 domain-containing protein, whose amino-acid sequence is METALALTGPAAVLLLILVGSWELIRVKRRKQSGTPLAETYVNELTAVFYGTKRMELDHRDTVSMMREEDAQGAPPHGVDLDAGTVVVPVNRSARSGNPAGPATPGSS
- a CDS encoding SAM-dependent methyltransferase codes for the protein MTEQQARNWIPDEVDTSVPSMARTYDYLLGGAHNFAVDRMVAEQAEKVMPGASKIARLNRAFLGRAVRYLVERGVHQFLDIGSGIPTVGNVHVVAQQANPEARVLYVDKDPIAVAHSELMLSGNDRAGVLRADMRDPESILASSQARQLLDFSQPIALLLVFMVHWLPDSEDPWSLIAHYRDALPRDSYLALTHATYEQRADQVGEIKDMIRESRSVDQITPRPYDDVLRMFDGFELVEPGLVGCGVWNPQGPGDIADEPEMNAHAYAGVGLKV